The Nitriliruptor alkaliphilus DSM 45188 genome includes a region encoding these proteins:
- the ppdK gene encoding pyruvate, phosphate dikinase: MTDATDVQAFEDGSAEDRELLGGKGANLAEMVGLGLPVPPGFTVTTEACREYLRTGELADDLWERIEHQVDALEEKMGRTLGDVEAPLLVSVRSGAPASMPGMMDTVLNLGIGSVAEEGLAAETDERFARDAHRRFVEMFGEIVLGIDADALAGVRDEVVADAGVDDASELDADQLADLIGRERDLVRGETGEDLPDDPREQLRAAIAAVFGSWDNDRARNYRRMEGIPDDLGTAVNVQAMVFGNRGQDSATGVAFSRDPSTGEPRPYGDWLRDAQGEDVVAGIRATEDLADLADEMPEIHAQLTDILQRLEEHYRDVQDVEFTVEDGTLWILQTRTGKRSAQAALRIAVDLVDEGVIDEDEAVRRVSPDDIDRLLHPQFDPEVDYEVLTTGLAASPGAASGEVVLTADEAARRGRDGDAVILVRIETSPDDVHGLDAARGVLTARGGLVSHAAIVARSLGKPAVCGADEVTIDLDAKTFQVGDVTVSEGEVISLDGATGEVVVGEVDLVEPRPEERFHLLLRWADERRRLGVRANADTADDAATAREFGAEGIGLCRTEHMFLGDRVPLVRRFVLASDDDERTDALRELESVQEEDFAALLEAMDGLPVTVRLLDAPLHEFLPDTEELVAADATGDLDDEGAALLDAVRTWAEVNPMLGTRAVRLAVLHPELYRMQVRALVKAAERRRGDGGDPHVQIMIPLVINGPETAAAIGWVREAIDEVDGEGVDVSIGAMIETPSAALLAEEIAGEAQFLSFGTNDLTQMTLGFSRDDVAGRVVQPYVDQGLLPVDPFQSVHEDTVGRLVRSAVASGRRGREDVDLGICGEHGGDPDSIRFFHDVGLAYVSCSPFRVPVARLAAAHAALAERDDDR, encoded by the coding sequence GTGACCGACGCGACCGACGTGCAGGCCTTCGAGGACGGCTCGGCCGAGGACCGCGAACTGCTCGGCGGCAAGGGCGCCAACCTCGCCGAGATGGTCGGCCTCGGCCTGCCGGTCCCGCCGGGGTTCACCGTCACCACCGAGGCGTGCCGCGAGTACCTGCGGACCGGGGAGCTCGCCGACGACCTCTGGGAGCGCATCGAGCACCAGGTCGATGCCCTCGAGGAGAAGATGGGCCGCACCCTCGGTGACGTCGAGGCCCCCCTGCTGGTGTCGGTGCGTTCCGGGGCGCCGGCCTCGATGCCGGGGATGATGGACACCGTGCTGAACCTCGGGATCGGCAGCGTCGCCGAGGAGGGGCTGGCCGCCGAGACCGACGAACGCTTCGCCCGGGACGCCCACCGTCGGTTCGTGGAGATGTTCGGCGAGATCGTGCTCGGCATCGACGCCGACGCGCTCGCCGGCGTCCGGGACGAGGTCGTGGCTGACGCGGGTGTCGACGACGCCTCCGAGCTGGACGCCGACCAGCTCGCCGATCTGATCGGGCGCGAGCGTGACCTGGTACGCGGGGAGACGGGCGAGGACCTCCCGGACGATCCGCGTGAGCAGCTCCGAGCTGCCATCGCGGCCGTGTTCGGATCGTGGGACAACGACCGTGCCCGCAACTACCGGCGCATGGAGGGCATCCCCGACGATCTCGGGACGGCGGTCAACGTCCAGGCGATGGTGTTCGGCAACCGGGGCCAGGACAGCGCCACCGGTGTCGCTTTCAGCCGTGACCCGTCGACCGGCGAGCCGCGCCCCTACGGCGACTGGCTCCGTGACGCGCAGGGTGAGGACGTGGTCGCCGGCATCCGGGCGACCGAGGACCTCGCCGACCTCGCCGACGAGATGCCCGAGATCCACGCGCAGCTGACCGACATCCTCCAGCGACTCGAGGAGCACTACCGCGACGTGCAGGACGTCGAGTTCACCGTCGAGGACGGCACGCTCTGGATCCTGCAGACCCGGACCGGCAAGCGCAGCGCCCAGGCGGCGCTGCGCATCGCGGTCGACCTGGTCGACGAGGGCGTGATCGACGAGGACGAGGCGGTGCGCCGGGTCTCGCCCGACGACATCGACCGTCTGCTGCACCCCCAGTTCGATCCGGAGGTGGACTACGAGGTGCTGACGACCGGCCTCGCTGCATCGCCCGGCGCGGCCAGCGGCGAGGTGGTCCTCACCGCGGACGAGGCGGCGCGTCGCGGGCGGGACGGCGACGCGGTCATCCTGGTGCGGATCGAGACCTCACCCGACGACGTGCACGGCCTGGACGCCGCGCGTGGCGTGCTGACGGCACGCGGCGGCCTCGTCAGCCACGCCGCGATCGTGGCACGCAGCCTCGGTAAGCCCGCCGTCTGCGGCGCCGACGAGGTCACCATCGACCTCGATGCGAAGACGTTCCAGGTCGGCGACGTCACCGTGTCGGAGGGCGAGGTCATCTCCCTCGACGGTGCCACCGGCGAGGTCGTGGTCGGCGAGGTCGACCTCGTCGAACCCCGGCCGGAGGAGCGGTTCCACCTGCTGCTGCGGTGGGCCGACGAGCGACGGCGCCTCGGGGTCCGCGCCAACGCCGACACCGCCGACGACGCGGCCACCGCCCGGGAGTTCGGCGCGGAGGGGATCGGCCTGTGCCGAACCGAGCACATGTTCCTCGGCGACCGCGTCCCGCTCGTCCGCCGGTTCGTCCTCGCGTCGGACGACGACGAGCGCACCGACGCCCTGCGCGAGCTCGAGTCCGTCCAGGAGGAGGACTTCGCCGCGCTGCTCGAGGCGATGGACGGGCTACCCGTGACCGTGCGGCTGCTCGACGCGCCGCTGCACGAGTTCCTCCCCGACACCGAGGAACTGGTCGCCGCGGACGCGACCGGTGACCTCGACGACGAGGGCGCGGCGCTGCTCGACGCGGTCCGCACCTGGGCCGAGGTCAACCCGATGCTCGGGACCCGGGCCGTCCGACTCGCCGTGCTGCACCCCGAGCTGTACCGCATGCAGGTCCGCGCGCTGGTCAAGGCTGCTGAGCGCCGTCGTGGCGACGGTGGTGACCCGCACGTACAGATCATGATCCCCCTCGTCATCAACGGCCCGGAGACCGCGGCGGCGATCGGCTGGGTGCGCGAGGCCATCGACGAGGTCGACGGCGAGGGGGTGGACGTCAGCATCGGCGCGATGATCGAGACGCCGAGCGCCGCGCTGCTCGCCGAGGAGATCGCCGGCGAGGCGCAGTTCCTGTCCTTCGGGACCAACGACCTGACCCAGATGACGCTCGGGTTCTCGCGGGACGATGTGGCCGGTCGGGTGGTGCAGCCGTACGTCGACCAGGGCCTGCTGCCCGTCGATCCGTTCCAGAGCGTGCACGAGGACACCGTCGGTCGCCTCGTGCGGTCCGCCGTGGCGTCGGGTCGCCGCGGACGGGAGGACGTCGACCTCGGGATCTGTGGCGAGCACGGCGGCGACCCGGACTCGATCCGTTTCTTCCACGACGTCGGGCTGGCGTACGTGTCCTGCTCACCGTTCCGGGTCCCCGTCGCCCGGCTCGCCGCGGCCCACGCCGCCCTCGCCGAACGGGACGACGATCGCTGA
- a CDS encoding MerR family DNA-binding transcriptional regulator — protein MSRSSAPPEGGRGEVTDVLIGELSERTGVSTRMLRYYEKEGLLVPRRAANGYRVYEEEDVEVVAGLRCLHDLGLDLRTSAELARLGCGLGAPPGSEDRGAVVRAIDAQLAAITSRRRELDAMAATLDDLRGQLTSQGV, from the coding sequence GTGTCAAGGTCAAGCGCGCCGCCGGAAGGCGGCCGCGGGGAGGTCACCGACGTGCTGATCGGCGAGCTCAGCGAACGCACCGGCGTGTCCACCCGGATGCTGCGCTACTACGAGAAGGAGGGTCTCCTCGTCCCGCGTCGCGCCGCCAACGGCTACCGCGTCTACGAGGAGGAGGACGTCGAGGTCGTCGCCGGTCTGCGCTGCCTCCACGACCTCGGGCTCGATCTGCGCACCTCCGCCGAGCTGGCCCGGCTCGGGTGCGGTCTGGGGGCACCTCCCGGCTCGGAGGATCGCGGTGCGGTGGTGCGCGCCATCGACGCGCAGCTCGCCGCCATCACCTCCCGCCGCCGCGAACTGGACGCCATGGCCGCGACCCTGGACGACCTGCGTGGTCAGCTCACGTCGCAGGGGGTGTAG
- a CDS encoding alpha/beta fold hydrolase has protein sequence MPSTWNLSRSYDSEQGEIRWDVHGEGPPVVLVHGTPFSSFVWREVAAGLARRHTVYVWDLAGYGQSEQREGQDVSLAAQGRILARLLDHWDLDRPHLVAHDFGAAVALRAHLLEGARYSSLVLADAVALAPWGTGFFQLATEHAETFAALPDPVHEGLLRGYIGWAATRPLPADVLDRLVAPWTGPTGKAAFYRQIVQNDQRLTDEVEPRYDELADLPTLILWGERDAWLPIAQGRELHARIPGSRLRTFADANHLLQHDAPTEVTAELTAWLEEQATR, from the coding sequence GTGCCGTCGACCTGGAACCTGAGCCGGAGCTACGACAGCGAGCAGGGCGAGATCCGCTGGGACGTGCACGGTGAGGGGCCACCCGTCGTGCTCGTCCACGGCACGCCGTTCTCGTCCTTCGTCTGGCGCGAGGTCGCCGCCGGGCTGGCTCGCCGGCACACCGTGTACGTGTGGGACCTCGCCGGCTACGGCCAGAGCGAACAGCGCGAGGGGCAGGACGTGTCGCTGGCGGCGCAGGGACGGATCCTCGCCCGCCTCCTCGACCACTGGGACCTCGATCGGCCCCACCTGGTGGCGCACGACTTCGGTGCCGCGGTCGCGTTGCGTGCCCACCTGCTCGAGGGCGCGCGGTACAGCTCGCTGGTGCTCGCCGACGCGGTGGCACTCGCCCCGTGGGGCACCGGGTTCTTCCAGCTCGCGACCGAGCACGCCGAGACGTTCGCGGCGCTGCCCGATCCGGTCCACGAAGGTCTGCTGCGCGGCTACATCGGCTGGGCGGCCACCCGCCCCCTGCCCGCCGACGTGCTCGACCGGTTGGTCGCGCCGTGGACGGGCCCCACGGGGAAAGCCGCGTTCTACCGCCAGATCGTGCAGAACGATCAACGCCTGACCGACGAGGTGGAACCCCGCTACGACGAGCTGGCCGACCTGCCCACCCTGATCCTCTGGGGCGAGCGGGACGCGTGGCTCCCCATCGCCCAGGGTCGCGAGCTGCACGCACGGATCCCCGGCAGCCGGCTGCGGACGTTCGCCGACGCCAACCACCTGCTCCAGCACGACGCCCCGACCGAGGTGACCGCCGAGCTCACCGCGTGGCTGGAGGAACAGGCCACACGGTGA
- a CDS encoding extracellular solute-binding protein — MEIRVLGPLGVVDAGRPVALGGRRQRSVLAGLVIHAGEAVSTDALIDLVWGDDPPATARKSLQTYVSRLRRILGDQRIEATLGGYLLRVAPEQLDARRFEVLADTGRQLAVSDPVAAWDRLTEALTLWRGAPLSDIGVDDSEVAAYAWRLGEARLAAIEDRFEVGLVLGRATHLIADLRAHVDAHPLRERAWGQLMLALYRSDRQAEALDAFQRCRQLLADELGIEPSEQLRRLHEQMLRHDPALAAAPTTGPVRSEDLGPVRNPYKGLRAFSETDTADYFGREALVADLLGRLDAGTRFLALVGPSGSGKSSVALAGLIPAVRESASGRARLAARMTPGTHPFAQLEAALTRAAQDAAAPVQVTGDDDLDLLRAVLTLVPDEHTDLLLVIDQFEELLTSTAPTDTAGRFLRNLREAVEDPHGQLVVVVTLRGDFYDTALRQPELAGLLVDGVVSVPPLTSAELQAAVVRPAQAVGLMVEPELVADLVAESARQPASLPLLQFVLTELTDHADGRTLTHTALQEAGGIQGTFARRAEARYSSLTDEGREAARRLMLRLVTLDEVGEATRRIALLDQLSLPDVADMATQEALETLVVGRLLAYDRDPVSGRATVEVAHEAVLREWPRCVRWIEEARADIRMTLELERAAQDWTAAGSSPDYLLTGSRLRLFEEWAEHTDLGTTSTAARFLAASLQRREEEERREAARVERERLLERRAVMRLRAGVGVLALLVAVTTALTLFAFRQAQEAERQRTAVIAATSESLVRQLSFAAVAEAGRDPELSLLLALHAVAVATVRDQALPTETVEALHWGLQELRVQYPVRDGQVLLLIGTEGPRGAYDLPVAELVQLAMGNVTRQLTAEECRTFLPGGECPEPLPHEPWADLPATTKTTEGSETLEGTTVRVVGLRTELDADLLRRELESFTAATGVQTIYTEDTNLDIRMAAGELGRGADVALIPQPGQIATEAAAGLLMDLGRYLDREQVVADYGLYLASLATIGHDGAFPSADGTLYALPLDVVVKSLIWYSPRRFAEAGYEVPATWDDLISLSDRIVADGDTPWCFAEESGDASGWPATDWIEHLLLAERGPEVYDAWVAREIPFQDVRVRTAFERLGQLMFTEGYVRGGPSAALTTPFWAGIQPLLDDPPGCWLHRQASSMALAFPPGTEVGHDISAFPISGFGSGLREAMIVGGESALVYTDRPEVRALVRYLASPDYGQAFVTHPGFLAANSQFDVARYPDEWRRVAAAEMLQARDRDRLRFDGSDLMPPWLGTKPFWAAMVDYIAGGPETLDGILERLDAIEDPGGGG; from the coding sequence ATGGAGATCCGGGTCCTCGGACCGCTCGGGGTGGTCGACGCCGGTCGGCCCGTGGCGCTCGGGGGTCGGCGACAGCGATCGGTCCTCGCCGGTCTCGTCATCCACGCGGGTGAGGCCGTATCGACCGATGCGCTGATCGACCTCGTGTGGGGCGACGACCCGCCAGCGACCGCGCGCAAGTCGCTGCAGACGTACGTATCGCGCCTGCGCCGGATCCTCGGGGACCAGCGCATCGAGGCGACCCTTGGCGGCTACCTCCTGCGCGTGGCCCCGGAGCAGCTCGACGCTCGACGGTTCGAAGTGCTGGCCGACACCGGACGTCAGCTCGCCGTCAGCGATCCCGTCGCGGCGTGGGACCGGCTCACCGAGGCCCTGACGCTGTGGAGGGGCGCGCCACTGTCAGACATCGGCGTCGACGACAGTGAGGTGGCCGCCTACGCGTGGCGCCTCGGCGAAGCACGCCTGGCGGCGATTGAGGATCGCTTCGAGGTGGGGTTGGTGCTCGGTCGCGCCACCCACCTGATCGCGGACCTGCGTGCACACGTCGACGCCCATCCGCTGCGCGAGCGGGCGTGGGGCCAGCTGATGCTGGCCCTGTATCGGTCGGACCGGCAGGCAGAGGCGCTGGACGCCTTCCAGCGCTGCCGTCAGCTCCTCGCGGACGAGCTCGGCATCGAGCCCTCGGAGCAGCTGCGGCGACTGCACGAACAGATGCTGCGCCACGACCCCGCCCTGGCAGCGGCGCCGACTACCGGTCCCGTCCGTTCGGAAGATCTCGGGCCGGTACGCAACCCCTACAAGGGTCTCCGGGCGTTCTCCGAGACCGACACCGCCGACTACTTCGGACGCGAGGCACTCGTCGCCGACCTGCTCGGGCGGCTCGACGCCGGTACGCGGTTCCTAGCGCTCGTCGGTCCCAGCGGATCCGGGAAGTCCTCCGTCGCTCTCGCCGGCCTGATCCCGGCCGTCCGCGAGTCGGCTTCCGGCCGCGCGAGGCTCGCAGCGAGGATGACACCAGGGACGCATCCCTTCGCACAGCTTGAGGCCGCTCTCACGAGGGCGGCGCAGGACGCTGCAGCACCCGTCCAAGTCACGGGCGACGACGACCTCGACCTGCTTCGTGCCGTCCTGACGCTCGTACCTGACGAACACACCGACCTGCTCCTCGTGATCGATCAGTTCGAGGAGCTGCTGACGAGCACCGCCCCAACCGACACGGCAGGCCGCTTCCTCCGCAACCTCCGCGAGGCCGTCGAGGACCCGCATGGACAGCTCGTCGTCGTCGTGACGCTCCGCGGCGACTTCTACGACACGGCGCTGCGCCAACCGGAGCTGGCCGGCCTTCTCGTTGATGGGGTGGTGAGCGTTCCTCCGCTCACATCGGCCGAGCTGCAGGCGGCCGTCGTCCGCCCCGCCCAGGCCGTCGGGCTCATGGTCGAACCGGAGCTGGTCGCCGACCTCGTCGCGGAGTCGGCACGCCAGCCAGCGTCCCTACCGTTGCTCCAGTTCGTCCTCACCGAGCTCACCGATCACGCGGACGGACGCACCCTGACCCACACGGCGCTGCAGGAGGCCGGCGGCATCCAGGGCACCTTCGCCCGTCGCGCCGAGGCGCGGTACTCGTCGCTGACCGACGAGGGGAGGGAGGCGGCCCGTCGCCTGATGCTCCGCCTGGTGACGCTGGACGAGGTCGGAGAGGCCACCCGGCGCATCGCGCTACTCGACCAGCTGTCCCTACCGGACGTCGCCGACATGGCCACGCAGGAAGCCCTCGAGACGCTGGTCGTAGGCCGGCTGCTCGCGTACGACCGCGACCCGGTCTCCGGCAGGGCGACCGTTGAGGTGGCACACGAGGCCGTGCTGCGCGAGTGGCCGCGTTGCGTCCGGTGGATCGAGGAGGCGCGTGCCGACATCCGGATGACACTGGAGCTCGAGCGGGCGGCGCAGGACTGGACGGCCGCAGGTTCGTCGCCTGACTACCTGCTCACCGGCTCCAGGCTACGTCTGTTCGAGGAGTGGGCCGAACACACCGACCTCGGGACGACTTCGACCGCCGCCCGGTTCCTTGCGGCATCCCTGCAGCGGCGTGAGGAGGAGGAGCGTCGGGAGGCCGCGAGGGTCGAACGGGAACGCCTGCTGGAACGTCGTGCTGTCATGCGTCTGCGGGCAGGCGTGGGTGTGCTCGCACTGCTCGTCGCGGTCACGACCGCACTGACGCTGTTCGCGTTCCGGCAGGCGCAGGAAGCCGAACGCCAACGCACGGCGGTGATCGCAGCGACCAGCGAGAGCCTGGTGCGGCAGCTGTCGTTCGCCGCGGTCGCCGAAGCCGGGAGAGACCCGGAGCTGAGCCTCCTGCTCGCGTTGCACGCCGTAGCGGTGGCGACCGTGCGGGACCAGGCGCTGCCGACGGAAACGGTCGAGGCGCTCCACTGGGGCCTGCAGGAACTTCGAGTCCAGTACCCGGTCCGTGACGGTCAGGTGCTGCTGCTCATCGGGACGGAAGGGCCGCGCGGTGCGTACGACCTTCCCGTCGCGGAACTCGTGCAGCTTGCCATGGGCAACGTGACCCGGCAGCTCACCGCCGAGGAATGTCGAACGTTCCTGCCAGGTGGCGAGTGCCCGGAGCCGCTCCCTCACGAACCATGGGCTGATCTTCCCGCCACAACGAAGACAACGGAAGGTAGCGAGACGCTCGAGGGGACGACGGTCCGGGTCGTCGGACTCCGAACCGAACTCGATGCGGATCTGCTGCGCCGGGAGCTCGAGTCGTTCACCGCGGCCACGGGCGTCCAGACGATCTACACCGAGGACACGAATCTGGATATCAGGATGGCGGCCGGCGAGCTGGGCAGGGGCGCAGACGTCGCCCTGATCCCACAACCAGGACAGATCGCGACCGAGGCGGCCGCGGGCCTACTGATGGATCTCGGACGCTACCTGGACCGTGAGCAGGTGGTCGCCGACTACGGGCTCTACCTCGCGTCGCTCGCGACCATCGGCCACGACGGCGCCTTTCCGTCCGCCGACGGGACGCTGTACGCGCTGCCGCTCGACGTCGTCGTCAAGTCATTGATCTGGTATTCACCACGTCGCTTCGCCGAGGCCGGCTACGAGGTCCCGGCCACCTGGGACGACCTGATAAGTCTCAGCGACCGCATCGTGGCGGACGGCGACACGCCGTGGTGCTTCGCCGAGGAGTCCGGTGACGCGTCGGGCTGGCCAGCGACCGACTGGATCGAACACCTCCTGCTCGCCGAACGCGGCCCCGAGGTGTACGACGCGTGGGTGGCTCGTGAGATCCCGTTCCAGGACGTGCGCGTCCGAACCGCGTTCGAACGCCTGGGGCAACTGATGTTCACCGAGGGCTACGTCCGGGGCGGGCCGAGCGCGGCGCTAACCACACCGTTCTGGGCGGGGATCCAGCCGCTACTCGATGATCCGCCGGGATGCTGGCTCCACCGCCAGGCGAGCTCGATGGCGTTGGCCTTCCCGCCTGGGACGGAGGTGGGCCACGACATCTCCGCCTTCCCGATCTCCGGGTTCGGGAGCGGTCTGCGGGAGGCGATGATCGTTGGTGGGGAGTCGGCCCTGGTGTACACGGATCGTCCGGAGGTCCGGGCCCTGGTGCGCTACCTGGCCAGCCCCGACTACGGCCAGGCGTTCGTCACACACCCCGGGTTCCTCGCCGCCAACAGCCAGTTCGACGTGGCGCGCTACCCGGACGAGTGGCGCCGCGTCGCGGCAGCCGAGATGCTCCAGGCGCGCGACAGGGACCGCCTCCGGTTCGACGGCTCCGATCTGATGCCGCCCTGGCTCGGCACCAAGCCGTTCTGGGCTGCGATGGTCGACTACATCGCAGGCGGCCCAGAGACGCTCGATGGGATCCTCGAGCGGCTCGATGCCATCGAGGATCCCGGTGGCGGCGGTTAG
- a CDS encoding B3/B4 domain-containing protein — protein sequence MTGSLETFLSTAEVHDAVFSLRPDYRAMLVVADGFDAGPSDAASEDALQAGEAAARAALRDRPVTEVPHVAAWREAYRAFGAKPQRTRNSLEAMMRRAEAGLPRINRLTDLYNAVSVLHQVPVGGEDLDRYRGAPRLVRATGEEPFDTVADGAAVVEHPEVGEVVWCDEAGVTCRRWNWRQATRTQLSEATTSALFILDALGPMSDEALDAATDDLTDRLTRLGPDVSVSSRLLAQ from the coding sequence GTGACCGGCTCGCTCGAGACGTTCCTCAGCACGGCCGAGGTTCACGACGCAGTGTTCTCGCTGCGCCCCGACTACCGCGCCATGCTCGTGGTGGCCGACGGCTTCGATGCCGGTCCGAGCGACGCCGCGAGCGAGGACGCGCTGCAGGCAGGGGAGGCAGCGGCCCGTGCCGCGCTGCGGGACCGGCCCGTGACCGAGGTGCCCCATGTCGCCGCCTGGCGTGAGGCCTACCGCGCCTTCGGTGCCAAGCCGCAGCGCACCCGCAACAGCCTCGAGGCCATGATGCGTCGCGCCGAGGCTGGCTTGCCGCGGATCAACCGGCTCACCGACCTCTACAACGCGGTCTCGGTCCTGCACCAGGTGCCGGTCGGCGGCGAGGATCTCGACCGCTACCGCGGCGCGCCGCGGCTGGTGCGCGCCACGGGCGAGGAACCGTTCGACACCGTGGCCGACGGCGCTGCGGTGGTCGAACACCCCGAGGTCGGCGAGGTGGTGTGGTGTGATGAGGCCGGCGTGACCTGCCGCCGTTGGAACTGGCGGCAGGCGACCCGGACCCAGCTGAGCGAGGCGACCACCTCCGCGTTGTTCATCCTCGACGCCCTCGGCCCGATGAGCGACGAGGCGTTGGACGCAGCGACCGATGACCTGACCGATCGCCTGACCCGACTCGGTCCCGACGTCAGCGTGTCGTCCCGGCTCCTGGCGCAGTAG